A single region of the Triticum dicoccoides isolate Atlit2015 ecotype Zavitan chromosome 2B, WEW_v2.0, whole genome shotgun sequence genome encodes:
- the LOC119361034 gene encoding uncharacterized protein LOC119361034, which produces MVKALTPQAAPPKHDSASVITPLRLRLHPHPHPRLAINAMAPPSPXXXXXXXXXXXXXXXXXXXXXXXXXXXXXXXXXXXXXXXXXXXXXXXXXXXXXXXXXHLSSADWAAVAAAATPSKTARQCRHKVEKLRRRLRSKRRRPCPILDGIDLLDDPSSSPSRSHSPSPPPPASPLPPSPSPPKKRKRPDPDEEGYAGESDVVQAVRAIGEGFVRAELRRMEAARESQRMRMEMALRHLDAQRRLLEGLVGRIVDALE; this is translated from the exons ATGGTCAAGGCGTTAACCCCACAGGCCGCG CCGCCTAAACATGACTCCGCCTCCGTTATAACccccctccgcctccgcctccacccccacccccacccccgcctcgCCATCAACGCCATGGCCCCGCCTTCTCCCCNNNNNNNNNNNNNNNNNNNNNNNNNNNNNNNNNNNNNNNNNNNNNNNNNNNNNNNNNNNNNNNNNNNNNNNNNNNNNNNNNNNNNNNNNNNNNNNNNNNNNNNNNNNNNNNNNNNNNNNNNNNNNNNNNNNNNNNNNNNNNNNNNNNNNNNNNNNNNNNNNNNNNNNNCCCACCTCAGCTCCGCAGACTGGGCCGCCGTCGCCGCGGCCGCCACCCCGTCCAAGACCGCCAGGCAGTGCCGCCACAAGGTCGAGAAGCTCCGCCGACGCCTCCGCTCcaagcgccgccgcccctgccccatCCTGGACGGCATAGATCTGCTCGACGACCCTTCGTCGTCCCCATCACGCTCCCACtccccgtccccgccgccgccggcctccccgCTTCCCCCCTCTCCCTCCCCGCCCAAGAAGAGGAAGCGGCCCGATCCCGATGAAGAAGGATATGCCGGGGAGAGCGACGTGGTGCAGGCggtgagggcgatcggagaggGATTCGTGCGCGCCGAGCTGAGGAGGATGGAGGCGGCCAGGGAGTCGCAGCGGATGCGCATGGAGATGGCGCTGCGGCACCTCGACGCGCAGCGCCGGCTCCTGGAAGGTCTCGTTGGCCGCATCGTGGACGCGTTGGAATGA
- the LOC119365082 gene encoding nucleolin-like, which produces MPPKSVKRGGAAAARKGATKARPAKPQPVAEEAPVEVVKAAEEAPPKVEEQKPQPSPPPQQPAAEEKAKADAAENGASHAEDDGAAKETYEEEDKGERLEFEDEPEYEEEAAVDYDEKDLEQYEEQYEDGDEGLEYTEDVVEEETEMVDEEELDNGGDDGECEEYENADEDHDVDVEDEDHHEMVKAHRKRKEFEVFVGGLDKDATESDLRKVFSEVGDITEVRLMMNPVTKKNKGFAFLRYETVEQAKRAVSDLKNPMVRGKQCGVAPSRDNDTLFVGNICKTWTKEHLKEKLKIYEVENFDDLILVEDSNNPGMNRGYALLEFSTRPEAMDAFRRLQKRDVVFGVDRTAKVSFADSYPEVDDEMMAQVRTVFLDGLPPSWEEDRVKKYLKKYGAIEKVELARNMPAAKRKDFGFVTFDTHDNAVACVDGITSSELGEGDSKAKVRARLSRPVQRPPRMKHGLRGNFRIGHSAPRGSRFPYTRPPPRRPLPRLVRPDTRLPPIRRPPLKRPIDIRDRRPVMSIPDRVRRLPPPERSYDRRPPAPVYPKRSPRREYGRRDEPPPPRSRATFAADYSARVPVDRRHTYRDDYSPRESAYSDLAPRSAPRFSDRRAYADDGYVEKIDRPLPTYREGRGRDYDTISGSKRSYVEMDDVPPRYHDISVRQPKARLDYDVGGSSARYADAYTERLGRSHVGYTSSRSVAGHDPVYSSSRHGLSYGGSASTGDAGGNYSSNYSADYMPRGSDVGGSSYSSHYSGRNTGSSSGYFGGSGSSSYY; this is translated from the exons ATGCCGCCCAAGTCGGTTAAGAggggcggcgccgcggcggcgAGGAAGGGGGCTACGAAGGCCAGACCGGCGAAGCCCCAGCCGGTCGCGGAGGAGGCGCCCGTCGAGGTGGTCAAGGCAGCGGAGGAGGCTCCCCCTAAGGTGGAGGAGCAGAAGCCACAGCCGTCGCCGCCACCACAGCAGCCGGCCGCCGAGGAGAAGGCCAAGGCGGATGCCGCTGAGAACGGCGCAAGCCACGCTGAAG ATGATGGAGCTGCAAAAGAAACATATGAAGAAGAGGACAAAGGTGAACGACTGGAGTTCGAGGATGAGCCAGAATATGAAGAGGAGGCTGCTGTCGACTACGACGAGAAGGATTTGGAGCAGTATGAGGAGCAATATGAAGACGGCGATGAAGGGTTGGAGTACACTGAAGATGTAGTCGAAGAGGAGACTGAGATGGTGGATGAGGAGGAACTGGATAATGGTGGGGATGATGGCGAGTGTGAGGAATATGAAAATGCAGATGAAGACCATGATGTGGACGTGGAGGACGAAGACCATCATGAAATGGTGAAAGCACATCGTAAGAGGAAGGAGTTTGAAGTTTTTGTTGGTGGGCTAGATAAAGATGCAACAGAAAGTGACCTGAGGAAAGTTTTCAGTGAAGTCGGCGATATCACTGAAGTTCGTTTGATGATGAACCCTGTTACGAAGAAGAATAAAGGCTTTGCCTTCCTGCGATATGAGACTGTGGAGCAAGCAAAGCGTGCTGTTTCAGATCTGAAAAATCCGATG GTGCGAGGTAAGCAATGCGGTGTTGCTCCTAGTCGTGACAATGATACACTTTTTGTTGGCAATATCTGCAAGACATGGACAAAAGAACAT CTGAAGGAGAAACTGAAGATCTATGAGGTCGAGAATTTTGACGATTTAATATTGGTTGAGGATAGCAATAACCCAGGGATGAACCGTGGGTATGCTTTACTTGAGTTTTCTACTCGCCCTGAAGCTATGGATGCTTTCAGGCGGTTGCAGAAGAGGGATGTAGTCTTTGGAGTTGATCGCACTGCTAAGGTTTCCTTTGCCGATTCCTACCCTGAAGTCGATGATGAAATGATGGCACAG GTCAGAACTGTATTTCTTGATGGTCTCCCCCCGTCATGGGAAGAAGATCGTGTTAAGAAGTACCTTAAAAAGTATGGAGCTATCGAGAAAGTTGAACTTGCCCGAAACATGCCCGCGGCCAAAagaaaagattttgggtttgttacTTTTGATACGCATGATAATGCTGTTGCATGTGTTGATGGGATAACTAGTTCTGAGCTTGGCGAAGGTGACAGCAAG GCAAAAGTGAGAGCCAGATTGTCAAGGCCAGTACAGAGACCTCCTAGAATGAAGCATGGATTAAGAGGAAATTTCAGGATTGGGCATAGTGCTCCTCGAGGCAGCCGTTTCCCATACACTCGGCCTCCTCCACGCCGGCCTCTGCCACGTCTTGTACGGCCTGATACTCGCTTACCTCCTATCAGGAGGCCTCCACTGAAGAGGCCAATAGATATTAGAGATAGACGCCCTGTTATGTCAATACCAGATAGAGTTAGGCGTTTGCCTCCTCCAGAGAGATCCTATGATAGAAGGCCCCCAG CTCCTGTTTACCCAAAGAGAAGCCCAAGGAGGGAATATGGAAGGCGTGATGAACCTCCTCCGCCAAGGAGCAGAGCTACCTTTGCTGCTGATTACAGTGCAAGAGTTCCAGTTGATAGGCGCCACACTTACAGGGACGACTATTCGCCCCGTGAATCAGCCTATTCAGACCTAGCTCCTCGCAGCGCTCCCCGTTTTTCTGACAGGAGAGCATATGCTGATGATGGCTATGTAGAGAAGATTGACCGACCTTTGCCAACCTATAGGGAGGGCCGTGGACGTGATTATGATACAATATCTGGTTCAAAACGCTCATATGTTGAGATG GATGACGTGCCTCCTCGGTATCACGACATTAGCGTTCGTCAGCCCAAGGCACGCTTAGATTATGATGTTGGTGGTAGCAGTGCTCGGTATGCAGATGCTTATACTGAGAG GCTCGGGCGGTCACATGTGGGATACACTAGCAGCAGATCTGTCGCTGGTCATGACCCGGTGTATAGCAGCAGCCGCCATGGCTTGAGTTATGGAG GTTCTGCGAGCACTGGAGATGCTGGTGGAAACTACTCTTCAAATTACAGTGCAGACTACATGCCTcgtggatctgat GTTGGTGGAAGTTCATATTCATCGCATTACTCGGGTCGTAACACGGGCAGCAGCAGTGGCTACTTTGGCGGCAGTGGTTCCAGTTCGTACTACTAA